A genomic window from Equus caballus isolate H_3958 breed thoroughbred chromosome 5, TB-T2T, whole genome shotgun sequence includes:
- the NGF gene encoding beta-nerve growth factor → MSMLFYTLITALLIGTQAEPHTESNVPAGHAIPQAHWTKLQHSLDTALRRARSAPARAIAARVAGQTRNITVDPKLFKKRRLRSPRVLFSTQPPPVAADTQDLDFEAGGAASFNRTHRSKRSSSHPVFHRGEFSVCDSVSVWVGDKTTATDIKGKEVMVLGEVNINNSVFKQYFFETKCRDPNPVDSGCRGIDSKHWNSYCTTTHTFVKALTMDGKQAAWRFIRIDTACVCVLSRKTGRKA, encoded by the coding sequence ATGTCCATGTTGTTCTACACTCTGATTACAGCTCTTTTGATCGGCACACAGGCAGAACCCCACACAGAGAGCAATGTCCCAGCAGGACACGCCATCCCCCAAGCCCACTGGACTAAACTTCAGCATTCGCTTGACACAGCCCTCCGCAGAGCCCGTAGCGCCCCAGCCAGGGCGATAGCTGCAAGGGTGGCAGGGCAGACCCGCAACATCACTGTGGAccccaaactttttaaaaagcggCGACTGCGTTCACCCCGCGTGCTGTTTagcacccagcccccacctgtCGCTGCAGATACTCAGGATCTGGACTTTGAGGCCGGGGGTGCCGCCTCCTTCAACAGGACTCACAGGAGCAAGCGGTCTTCCTCCCACCCCGTCTTCCACAGGGGGGAGTTCTCCGTGTGCGACAGCGTCAGCGTCTGGGTGGGGGATAAGACCACCGCCACGGACATCAAGGGCAAGGAGGTGATGGTGTTGGGAGAGGTGAACATTAACAACAGTGTATTCAAGCAGTACTTTTTTGAGACCAAGTGCCGGGACCCCAATCCCGTGGACAGCGGGTGCCGGGGCATTGACTCGAAGCACTGGAACTCCTATTGCACCACAACCCACACCTTCGTCAAGGCGCTGACCATGGACGGCAAGCAGGCTGCCTGGCGGTTCATCCGGATCGACACGGCCTGTGTGTGCGTGCTCAGCAGGAAAACCGGGAGAAAAGCCTGA